The genomic segment TTCTCCACCCTCGCACAATTTCTGTTAATCGCTCGTGTTTAGGAATTTCACTTTCTTCATCTCCTGGAAACATTAACCCACGAGATGCTGTTTCTTTCATTCTTGCAGCAAAGTTTGTTAGAAAGTCAATATTTTCCATCCCGAAATTACGAACACGCTCCCAGTTTGATAAAAACTGTACACGAACTTCCTGATCCGAGAAAGCCACAACACCAATATTAATCCGTTCATTCGCAATCGGATTAGGAACATATTGAATAATACTGTATCTGCTAACCATAGGCTTTGGTGTTATGTCTTGCTTGGATGGGTTAGAGAAGATTAACTAACTGTTGTTGCCTCTTAACTAAGTATTCCACCATCGTAACTCGTTCTTCCATTTTAAGCCCCCATTGCTTAGGAGGTGCTGCAACGGCTTGAATAATCATATCTTCAGAAACTTGATCAAGTTGTTCTAAAGCATTTATGATTTCTGGGGACTCGCGGCTTAAAGAACAGAGTCTGCTTAAACGAGTATCTAACTCAGCAGCCGGAGCTTGACTGAGAGTTTCCTGAGTCCAGTTTGGCCCGCCAGGGAAAAAATGGCCATGATCGACAGAATAAACTCGATTAGGATACTGTTTTTCAAAGAGAAACTGATGATCCTTAGCCAAAACCCAACCATACAATACACACAAACTCGCAAACCGAGGAATATTTTCTGCTGGGTGAGTGCGAAACTTAGTTAAATCCCTGTCATCCTCACAATTTTGGATAAAAAGAGTAGCGTGTGCTGTCCCTGCTGTAAGGTAATTATATCGAGGCTCGCATTCCAAAAGATCAGGAGAAATTTCAACAATTCTAGGACGACCAACTGGTGCACCTAAAGCCATTCCTAGTCGTGCAATAATTTGATCATTGACAATCTGACGACCTGCCTGTTGGCCTTTAATAATATAAGTTTGTTTATCAATACATCGAACAGAGACAGGACAGGCTGAGGTCTTCCAACCCCAACCATCATTAAATCTTTCAACAAGCAGAGGTTCTTCTGGGTGAGCGATAGCAGATTCTAAAGCATCTCTCCATTGTTCTTGTTGTTGCTGGTGGGTTGGTTTACTATTCACAAATTAACCTTAGAAAGTCAGGTTATCTCAACTAGCTTAATATAGGCAGGAACAGACAAACAAGAGCATTCTACCTATCAACAGCACATTTTAATCAGGATTTAAAATGTAAATGTTGTTCTAACAATACCAATAACCGCATCATCATTATTATTATTTTGGGCGGGTGCTGTTAACCAAATTAACCCAGGAGTGATTGCAATATAATCATTTAATCGATATTTATAAAACGCTTCAATATGAAAAGGGACATCGTTAGCCGGAGGAGGATTATCACTACGATAGGGTTCTGAACCAATGACTAAACCCCCTAAATTACCTTCTTTACCAATATCAGGAAAAGCCAAGCCAACGGCATAATACCAAATATCTGCATTGCCATTTCCCGGAGAATTTTTAGCTTGGGTATAACCTAAATAAGCATTCATAGCAAAATGGGGACTAAATTGATAAAATCCTTCTAATCCATAGGAATTGGTGCTCATGTGGGGAAAGGGTTTGTTGGCTTCCAAGGTTCCAACTAAGGGAAACGTAGTCCCAAAATCAAAAATTGCACCCCTATTTTTGTAGGCATTCACATAGGTTAAACCGATGCCAAATTTAGGTTTTGGACTCCAACGAATTTGGGTTAAAGCGGTATATTCACCATTGAATAAACCTTCTCCGTTTCCAGCATTGCGAGCATTACTCGCCAAATAAGCTAAACTGAAAATCCATTGGGGATTAAGTTGGTAATTAGCGGCTATTCCTGCGCCTCCCCCAATTCGATAAATAGGACTCGATGAGGCAAATTCTGATAAAGCCCGACTTCCACTGGTTCCACTGTCCAGAAAGGGACTGAGGGTCGGAGCGAGATCGAATAATACACCGCCAGCAGCGATCGCATTAACGGAGAGTCGGGAATTAACGGGAAAGGAATAAGCAAGACGACCATTGCGAATCTCATCATTGGGATAAGTGAGATTAACGGTGGTTAACCCCTCTGCGGAACCGCCGGGTAAAGCTAATTGAGGAGCATTTCCCCCAAACATCCGAAAATAGAGGGTATCTTGACCCGTAAAACTGGTTCTAAAGTTCAGTCGCACTCGATGTTGAACCACTGGAATATTATTACCATCTACTAATCCACTAAACCCATTAGAGAAGGTCGTAATGGCTTCCCCAGTGAGTTTTGTTGTGGTGGAAAATTGATTGGCTTCAACTTCTGCTATACGAGCTTCTAAGACAGTTAAGTGACCGTTTAAAACGCTAAGTTCAGCCGCAAATTGTTCTTGTAGTTTTTGCAGAAGGGTTAAATCTTCCAACGAGATCAAATGTCCTGTATTCGCTGCGATTATCTCATTAATCCGAGATAAACAGGCATTCAATCCGGCAGCAAATTCAAATCGAGTTAAGACGCGATCGCCTTGATAACGATTATCCTCATATCCAGTAATACAGCCATAGCGTTCCACCAAAGATTGCAAAGCTTGAAAGGCCCAATCCCCCGGATTCACATCCGATAAATAAGAAACTGAGGTAACATTAAATACCCCATCATTCGTCTCCGTATTATTGTCAAGATCAGCAAGTTCGATTTGTTCCTGAATGCTTTTAGTCGCATCTATTGGGGGTTCCGGTGCTGCTAAAACTGTTAAATAGCCATTCAGTCCCATCGCCAAACTCATCGACCCTATCACCACTTTCTCAAAAAATCTATATCCCATTTTTGTTGACTATTGACTGTTAACAGGTGTGGAACACGCATCTTGCCTGTTCAGTGGGGTTTCAGGTTTCACCAAAGGAGTGTCTATTATCTCTCCTCTTCCCCCTGTCTCCCTGTCTCCCTGTCCCCCTGTCCCCTTGTCCCCCTGTCTCCCTGTCTCCCTGTCCCCTTATCCCTCCTCAATGGGGGGTAATTGAGGTAAGGGTTGTTGAGTTTCAGGAAGTTGAGGAATAGAAGACGAATACTCGGGCTGATTTGCTATTAACGTCGGTAACACAGTGGTTGC from the Planktothrix tepida PCC 9214 genome contains:
- a CDS encoding HipA family kinase, producing MNSKPTHQQQQEQWRDALESAIAHPEEPLLVERFNDGWGWKTSACPVSVRCIDKQTYIIKGQQAGRQIVNDQIIARLGMALGAPVGRPRIVEISPDLLECEPRYNYLTAGTAHATLFIQNCEDDRDLTKFRTHPAENIPRFASLCVLYGWVLAKDHQFLFEKQYPNRVYSVDHGHFFPGGPNWTQETLSQAPAAELDTRLSRLCSLSRESPEIINALEQLDQVSEDMIIQAVAAPPKQWGLKMEERVTMVEYLVKRQQQLVNLL
- a CDS encoding iron uptake porin produces the protein MGYRFFEKVVIGSMSLAMGLNGYLTVLAAPEPPIDATKSIQEQIELADLDNNTETNDGVFNVTSVSYLSDVNPGDWAFQALQSLVERYGCITGYEDNRYQGDRVLTRFEFAAGLNACLSRINEIIAANTGHLISLEDLTLLQKLQEQFAAELSVLNGHLTVLEARIAEVEANQFSTTTKLTGEAITTFSNGFSGLVDGNNIPVVQHRVRLNFRTSFTGQDTLYFRMFGGNAPQLALPGGSAEGLTTVNLTYPNDEIRNGRLAYSFPVNSRLSVNAIAAGGVLFDLAPTLSPFLDSGTSGSRALSEFASSSPIYRIGGGAGIAANYQLNPQWIFSLAYLASNARNAGNGEGLFNGEYTALTQIRWSPKPKFGIGLTYVNAYKNRGAIFDFGTTFPLVGTLEANKPFPHMSTNSYGLEGFYQFSPHFAMNAYLGYTQAKNSPGNGNADIWYYAVGLAFPDIGKEGNLGGLVIGSEPYRSDNPPPANDVPFHIEAFYKYRLNDYIAITPGLIWLTAPAQNNNNDDAVIGIVRTTFTF